In Pararge aegeria chromosome 5, ilParAegt1.1, whole genome shotgun sequence, one DNA window encodes the following:
- the LOC120624059 gene encoding sorting nexin-25 isoform X2, whose protein sequence is MFKWLVYLIVPIILSMIFYFPLMWSLTYLSLLSVCFLCGVFVLTLWAHLALSSPHQTSLFLLDNIEKESRILETTIREDQNNWVYTAKKPHLPVIFGRTVDSQIQLLIDYFLRDFVARWIKELSHRPEPVIDKFKEHIWNAIQNLYERLLKVDAEKLLANDMVTKITQHFERIRIARSCALELNQPPVFALAPHLTSCDTELHYLRQMSELIVMSLMPRCYSLVPVSHLLREILACKILQPAIDLVTEPDYINQKIIQYLEAQKEVDAMHVRTHEYAKTFEDYIRLINNCNNVDTLKRLRYDIVTQIMQATTLQNIKRAKGVDVDIIEKSNNQHNVSRQQVADAKKLKRYIDQLTIAKAECEAALRKLGWDGAFPAVESDSKAMPLHKVMESVTGRRYLSMFLETLCSQGLVGFWSAVEELRQSPRSSWHQLGAEVFYTYIRSPSAEIKVDKDTRKRMEAFLLGDKGPEVFYEVQDIVVDTIQEKYYHSFLLSDQYKALIAELATEEANKELCSERSPIEDRQLSNDPVSSAESAGTVQLTEHSTYARRKLDQLQERHNNKTQALAALRASLKPESPALAMLANEVERLAGEQMRLEAHLARTDTWAEHLGRWRATVHSAEVIDESKPPQFVIVVHMAEQEPTNDEKPEQISTGWVLLRTLNEFQELHRKLRPMCSELKNLELPSNSFKFIFGKNDRNSLEKAKILIQKYLEFVLEDDRLNQSEALYTFLNPSSEYMKQGDLPKKNKFSFSTLFKSTSSDATSRSSQEKEAFTHLPADEDEISLYLDGNGGDGTSKNMNSSMRGAGPLGEERDSIAEPLYALLSEVFDMRGVFRWLRKTLVTFVQITYGRTINRQIKETISWLFSEQMLHYYISIVLKSWWPGGVLSETFTNRNIRDKEHTRTLALQQLIFYEDLKRGSR, encoded by the exons ATGTTCAAATGGCTCGTATATTTAATAGTTccaattattttatcaatgatCTTTTATTTTCCATTGATGTGGAGTTTAACTTATTTATCGCTTCTTAGTGTGTGTTTTTTGTGTGGCGTTTTTGTGTTAACTCTCTGGGCTCATCTTGCGCTTTCTTCCCCGCATCAGACCTCTCTATTTCTGTTGGATAACATAGAGAAAGAAAGTCGGATATTGGAAACGACAATACGg GAAGATCAAAACAACTGGGTGTATACAGCTAAAAAACCTCACTTACCAGTCATTTTTGGTAGAACTGTGGATAGCCAAATACAACTTTTAATTGACTATTTCTTGAGAGACTTTGTGGCCCGCTGGATAAAGGAGCTCTCCCACAGACCAGAACCAGTTATTGACAAATTCAAGGAGCATATCTGGAATGCTATACAGAATCTTTATGAAAGATTATTAAAAGTGGATGCTGAGAAGCTATTAGCCAACGATATGGTTACTAAAATAACACAACATTTTGAACGCATAAGGATTGCTAGGAGTTGTGC ATTGGAACTCAACCAACCGCCAGTATTTGCTCTAGCTCCTCATCTAACGTCTTGTGACACTGAGTTGCACTATTTACGTCAAATGAGTGAACTAATTGTTATGTCCTTGATGCCACGATGCTACTCTCTTGTACCAGTGTCACATCTGTTAAGGGAGATTTTGGCATGCAAaa tattgcAGCCAGCAATAGATCTTGTCACCGAACCagattatataaatcaaaaaattattcaGTATTTGGAGGCCCAGAAGGAAGTAGACGCCATGCATGTAAGGACACATGAATATGCTAAAACATTTGAGGACTACATTCGACTAATAAATAACTGCAATAATGTTGATACGCTCAAGCGTTTACG gTACGACATTGTAACTCAAATCATGCAGGCAACtacattacaaaatataaaaagagcGAAAGGTGTCGACGTTGATATCATAGAGAAAAGTAATAATCAGCACAACGTAAGCCGTCAACAAGTGGCTGATGCTAAGAAATTGAAGAGGTACATCGACCAACTGACCATAGCTAAAGCAGAATGTGAGGCTGCATTGAGAAAGTTGGGCTGGGATGGTGCTTTCCCAGCTGTAGAGTCGGATAGCAAG GCAATGCCACTCCACAAAGTGATGGAAAGCGTTACTGGTCGACGGTATCTCTCGATGTTCTTAGAGACTCTGTGCTCGCAAGGCTTAGTTGGGTTCTGGTCGGCTGTGGAAGAGCTCCGTCAAAGTCCGAGAAGCAGCTGGCATCAGCTCGGTGCTGAAGTGTTCTATACGTATATAAGATCACCTAGCGCAGAAATCAAAGTGGACAAA GACACTAGAAAAAGAATGGAGGCATTTCTTTTAGGTGATAAGGGACCGGAAGTATTCTACGAAGTTCAAGATATAGTGGTAGATACGATTCAAGAGAAATACTATCATTCGTTCCTATTGAGCGACCAGTATAAAGCTTTGATCGCGGAATTGGCTACCGAAGAGGCTAATAAAG AGCTTTGTTCAGAGCGATCCCCCATTGAAGATCGCCAGCTCTCGAACGATCCAGTTTCGTCGGCAGAGAGTGCAGGTACCGTACAACTGACAGAACATTCAACATACGCGAGACGAAAACTAGACCAGTTGCAGGAGCGACATAACAATAAGACTCAG GCTTTAGCGGCCCTTCGAGCGTCTCTGAAGCCGGAATCCCCAGCGTTGGCGATGCTCGCGAATGAAGTAGAGAGGCTCGCGGGCGAACAAATGCGGCTCGAAGCGCATTTAGCAAGAACGGACACTTGGGCGGAACATTTGGGAAGATGGCGGGCTACTGTGCACAGCGCTGAG gttATAGACGAATCGAAGCCACCACAATTTGTAATAGTAGTGCACATGGCGGAACAGGAGCCGACTAATGATGAGAAACCCGAACAAATATCCACCGGTTGGGTTTTACTGAGGACCCTGAATGAATTTCAG GAGCTACATCGAAAATTAAGGCCTATGTGttcagagttaaaaaatttagaactaCCGTCAAAttcatttaagtttatatttggCAAGAATGACAGGAATTCCCTAGAAAAAGCTaagattttaattcaaaaatatttagaa TTCGTATTAGAAGACGATAGATTAAACCAGAGTGAGGCTTTATACACGTTCCTAAATCCAAGTTCGGAATACATGAAGCAAGGCGATTTACCAAAGAAGAATAAATTTTCCTTTTCTACTTTATTTAAAAG TACAAGTAGCGACGCGACAAGTAGGTCGTCACAAGAGAAAGAAGCATTTACTCATTTGCCGGCCGACGAGGATGAAATCTCTCTGTACTTAGATGGTAACGGCGGGGACGGTACCAGTAAAAATATGAACAGCTCAATGCGGG GGGCTGGACCACTAGGCGAGGAACGGGACAGTATAGCAGAACCACTTTACGCGTTGCTGAGCGAAGTGTTCGATATGCGAGGCGTATTCCGGTGGCTTAGGAAAACGCTGGTCACTTTCGTGCAAATAACTTACGGCAGGACAATCAACAG GCAAATCAAAGAGACAATATCGTGGCTGTTCTCGGAGCAGATGCTGCATTATTATATTAGCATTGTATTGAAGTCCTGGTGGCCGGGCGGTGTGCTCAGCGAAACTTTTACCAATAGGAATATTAGAGATAAAG
- the LOC120624059 gene encoding sorting nexin-25 isoform X1 has translation MFKWLVYLIVPIILSMIFYFPLMWSLTYLSLLSVCFLCGVFVLTLWAHLALSSPHQTSLFLLDNIEKESRILETTIREDQNNWVYTAKKPHLPVIFGRTVDSQIQLLIDYFLRDFVARWIKELSHRPEPVIDKFKEHIWNAIQNLYERLLKVDAEKLLANDMVTKITQHFERIRIARSCALELNQPPVFALAPHLTSCDTELHYLRQMSELIVMSLMPRCYSLVPVSHLLREILACKILQPAIDLVTEPDYINQKIIQYLEAQKEVDAMHVRTHEYAKTFEDYIRLINNCNNVDTLKRLRYDIVTQIMQATTLQNIKRAKGVDVDIIEKSNNQHNVSRQQVADAKKLKRYIDQLTIAKAECEAALRKLGWDGAFPAVESDSKAMPLHKVMESVTGRRYLSMFLETLCSQGLVGFWSAVEELRQSPRSSWHQLGAEVFYTYIRSPSAEIKVDKDTRKRMEAFLLGDKGPEVFYEVQDIVVDTIQEKYYHSFLLSDQYKALIAELATEEANKELCSERSPIEDRQLSNDPVSSAESAGTVQLTEHSTYARRKLDQLQERHNNKTQALAALRASLKPESPALAMLANEVERLAGEQMRLEAHLARTDTWAEHLGRWRATVHSAEVIDESKPPQFVIVVHMAEQEPTNDEKPEQISTGWVLLRTLNEFQELHRKLRPMCSELKNLELPSNSFKFIFGKNDRNSLEKAKILIQKYLEFVLEDDRLNQSEALYTFLNPSSEYMKQGDLPKKNKFSFSTLFKSTSSDATSRSSQEKEAFTHLPADEDEISLYLDGNGGDGTSKNMNSSMRGAGPLGEERDSIAEPLYALLSEVFDMRGVFRWLRKTLVTFVQITYGRTINRQIKETISWLFSEQMLHYYISIVLKSWWPGGVLSETFTNRNIRDKEHTRTLALQQLSEAVVGTLSSLVGAHAAARGAHKLFTTLQHPTHNKQLFYEIFELVLLEVFPELKRYQ, from the exons ATGTTCAAATGGCTCGTATATTTAATAGTTccaattattttatcaatgatCTTTTATTTTCCATTGATGTGGAGTTTAACTTATTTATCGCTTCTTAGTGTGTGTTTTTTGTGTGGCGTTTTTGTGTTAACTCTCTGGGCTCATCTTGCGCTTTCTTCCCCGCATCAGACCTCTCTATTTCTGTTGGATAACATAGAGAAAGAAAGTCGGATATTGGAAACGACAATACGg GAAGATCAAAACAACTGGGTGTATACAGCTAAAAAACCTCACTTACCAGTCATTTTTGGTAGAACTGTGGATAGCCAAATACAACTTTTAATTGACTATTTCTTGAGAGACTTTGTGGCCCGCTGGATAAAGGAGCTCTCCCACAGACCAGAACCAGTTATTGACAAATTCAAGGAGCATATCTGGAATGCTATACAGAATCTTTATGAAAGATTATTAAAAGTGGATGCTGAGAAGCTATTAGCCAACGATATGGTTACTAAAATAACACAACATTTTGAACGCATAAGGATTGCTAGGAGTTGTGC ATTGGAACTCAACCAACCGCCAGTATTTGCTCTAGCTCCTCATCTAACGTCTTGTGACACTGAGTTGCACTATTTACGTCAAATGAGTGAACTAATTGTTATGTCCTTGATGCCACGATGCTACTCTCTTGTACCAGTGTCACATCTGTTAAGGGAGATTTTGGCATGCAAaa tattgcAGCCAGCAATAGATCTTGTCACCGAACCagattatataaatcaaaaaattattcaGTATTTGGAGGCCCAGAAGGAAGTAGACGCCATGCATGTAAGGACACATGAATATGCTAAAACATTTGAGGACTACATTCGACTAATAAATAACTGCAATAATGTTGATACGCTCAAGCGTTTACG gTACGACATTGTAACTCAAATCATGCAGGCAACtacattacaaaatataaaaagagcGAAAGGTGTCGACGTTGATATCATAGAGAAAAGTAATAATCAGCACAACGTAAGCCGTCAACAAGTGGCTGATGCTAAGAAATTGAAGAGGTACATCGACCAACTGACCATAGCTAAAGCAGAATGTGAGGCTGCATTGAGAAAGTTGGGCTGGGATGGTGCTTTCCCAGCTGTAGAGTCGGATAGCAAG GCAATGCCACTCCACAAAGTGATGGAAAGCGTTACTGGTCGACGGTATCTCTCGATGTTCTTAGAGACTCTGTGCTCGCAAGGCTTAGTTGGGTTCTGGTCGGCTGTGGAAGAGCTCCGTCAAAGTCCGAGAAGCAGCTGGCATCAGCTCGGTGCTGAAGTGTTCTATACGTATATAAGATCACCTAGCGCAGAAATCAAAGTGGACAAA GACACTAGAAAAAGAATGGAGGCATTTCTTTTAGGTGATAAGGGACCGGAAGTATTCTACGAAGTTCAAGATATAGTGGTAGATACGATTCAAGAGAAATACTATCATTCGTTCCTATTGAGCGACCAGTATAAAGCTTTGATCGCGGAATTGGCTACCGAAGAGGCTAATAAAG AGCTTTGTTCAGAGCGATCCCCCATTGAAGATCGCCAGCTCTCGAACGATCCAGTTTCGTCGGCAGAGAGTGCAGGTACCGTACAACTGACAGAACATTCAACATACGCGAGACGAAAACTAGACCAGTTGCAGGAGCGACATAACAATAAGACTCAG GCTTTAGCGGCCCTTCGAGCGTCTCTGAAGCCGGAATCCCCAGCGTTGGCGATGCTCGCGAATGAAGTAGAGAGGCTCGCGGGCGAACAAATGCGGCTCGAAGCGCATTTAGCAAGAACGGACACTTGGGCGGAACATTTGGGAAGATGGCGGGCTACTGTGCACAGCGCTGAG gttATAGACGAATCGAAGCCACCACAATTTGTAATAGTAGTGCACATGGCGGAACAGGAGCCGACTAATGATGAGAAACCCGAACAAATATCCACCGGTTGGGTTTTACTGAGGACCCTGAATGAATTTCAG GAGCTACATCGAAAATTAAGGCCTATGTGttcagagttaaaaaatttagaactaCCGTCAAAttcatttaagtttatatttggCAAGAATGACAGGAATTCCCTAGAAAAAGCTaagattttaattcaaaaatatttagaa TTCGTATTAGAAGACGATAGATTAAACCAGAGTGAGGCTTTATACACGTTCCTAAATCCAAGTTCGGAATACATGAAGCAAGGCGATTTACCAAAGAAGAATAAATTTTCCTTTTCTACTTTATTTAAAAG TACAAGTAGCGACGCGACAAGTAGGTCGTCACAAGAGAAAGAAGCATTTACTCATTTGCCGGCCGACGAGGATGAAATCTCTCTGTACTTAGATGGTAACGGCGGGGACGGTACCAGTAAAAATATGAACAGCTCAATGCGGG GGGCTGGACCACTAGGCGAGGAACGGGACAGTATAGCAGAACCACTTTACGCGTTGCTGAGCGAAGTGTTCGATATGCGAGGCGTATTCCGGTGGCTTAGGAAAACGCTGGTCACTTTCGTGCAAATAACTTACGGCAGGACAATCAACAG GCAAATCAAAGAGACAATATCGTGGCTGTTCTCGGAGCAGATGCTGCATTATTATATTAGCATTGTATTGAAGTCCTGGTGGCCGGGCGGTGTGCTCAGCGAAACTTTTACCAATAGGAATATTAGAGATAAAG
- the LOC120623716 gene encoding pyridine nucleotide-disulfide oxidoreductase domain-containing protein 1, whose amino-acid sequence MSEITTKYLVVGGGIAGVTCVETLSILHPEEKLVVITASSLVKNVSNVKFYAKTIVKFDVKDTEASSLLRIHPNLEIIYDSLKYLNTKNKIAATEEGTVIKYDVVCICTGGIPKLISDSNKCQRILGIRDTESVKEFQDKLKNGRKMLIVGNGGIASEIVHATKGIQKVWVVRDDYISATFVDPGAAEFFQESFKKKSKDQSDTTTIRRHIFTEEDTVVSINKNLKSAALGPDWYRKLENKKSESGEHELEIIYKVEVESVAETENKEYALEVKLTNGKTIECDFVISATGVEPAVNFSWDQLPRRGDDGGLAVNELQETSIKDVFAAGDVACASWQHSPHWFQLRLWTQARQMGAMAAKAMHARIINEDVSQDFCFELFTHCTSLFGYRVVLLGKYNGQGLGDYNILLRTTPNEEYIKCVQKDGKLQGVILIGETGVEEMCENLILNQTVLTPFGDDLLNPDIDIEDFFD is encoded by the coding sequence ATGTCTGAAATAACAACTAAATACCTGGTTGTCGGTGGTGGAATAGCCGGTGTGACCTGTGTGGAGACTTTATCGATTTTGCACCCTGAAGAAAAACTTGTCGTGATTACTGCGTCATCATTGGTAAAGAATGTAAGCAATGTTAAATTCTATGCTAAAACTATAGTAAAATTTGATGTTAAAGATACTGAAGCTAGTTCATTGCTCAGAATACATCCAAACCTTGAAATTATCTATGATTCTTTGAAGTAtttgaatacaaaaaataaaatagcggcCACTGAAGAAGGAACTGTTATAAAATATGATGTTGTTTGCATTTGTACTGGCGGAATTCCGAAACTTATTTCTGattcaaataaatgtcaaagAATATTAGGTATTAGAGATACAGAATCAGTTAAAGAGTTTCAAGACAAATTAAAGAATGGACGTAAAATGCTTATCGTTGGTAACGGAGGTATTGCATCAGAAATTGTGCATGCCACTAAGGGTATACAGAAGGTATGGGTAGTCAGAGATGATTACATATCTGCAACGTTTGTTGATCCAGGGGCTGCGGAATTCTTCCAGGAGtcatttaaaaagaaatcaaaaGATCAATCCGATACTACTACAATAAGAAGACACATTTTTACTGAAGAGGATACTGttgtttcaattaataaaaatttaaaatcagcAGCCTTAGGTCCGGACTGGTACAGAAagctagaaaataaaaaaagtgagaGTGGGGAACATGAACTTGAAATCATTTACAAAGTTGAGGTTGAATCAGTTGCGGAGACAGAAAACAAGGAATatgctttagaggtaaaattaACAAATGGGAAGACTATTGAGTGTGATTTTGTTATATCAGCCACTGGAGTCGAACCTGCAGTTAACTTTTCTTGGGACCAATTACCAAGAAGAGGTGACGATGGTGGGTTAGCTGTAAATGAACTCCAGGAAACTTCGATAAAAGATGTTTTTGCAGCAGGTGATGTGGCATGTGCTTCCTGGCAACATTCCCCTCACTGGTTTCAATTGCGACTGTGGACACAAGCCCGGCAAATGGGAGCAATGGCAGCCAAAGCAATGCATGCAAGGATAATAAATGAAGATGTATCACAAGATTTCTGTTTTGAATTGTTTACACATTGTACTAGTCTTTTTGGTTACAGAGTTGTGTTGTTGGGAAAGTATAATGGTCAAGGATTGGgagattataatattcttttacgTACTACTCCTAATGAAGAATACATTAAGTGTGTACAAAAAGATGGAAAGTTACAAGGAGTGATACTGATAGGAGAGACTGGTGTGGAGGAAATGTGTGAAAATTTGATTCTCAATCAAACTGTACTGACACCATTTGGAGATGACCTACTGAATCCAGACATAGATATTGaagatttttttgattaa
- the LOC120623745 gene encoding vesicle-associated membrane protein 7: MAIMFSVVARGTVVLAKYATCAGNFTEVTEQILSKIPPHDDKLTYSHGNYLFHYIAENKLVYFCITDDKFQRSRAFLFLNEIKRRFVSAFGDTAQTAIPYAMNSEFARVLATEMKHYSESKDLETISRVHGELDELKNIMVKNIDNMAMRGEKLELLVNKADNLATSSVSYRASARTLQRSLFWKNIKMYVILILVAALAVYLIGAMACGGLAWRTCVG, encoded by the exons ATGGCTATTATGTTTAGTGTTGTTGCCCGCGGCACTGTGGTTTTAGCGAAATATGCAACCTGTGCTGGTAATTTTACTGAAGTTACTGAACAAATACTATCAAAGATTCCGCCCCATGATGACAAACTTACGTATTCGCACGGAAACTACCTATTTCATTATATAGCGGAAAATAAGCTTGTTTATTTCTGCATTACTGACGAt AAATTCCAACGTTCAAGAGCTTTCCTGTTTCTAAATGAAATTAAGAGAAGATTTGTATCAGCATTTGGTGATACGGCTCAAACAGCTATACCTTATGCTATGAACAGTGAATTTGCTCGAGTACTGGCCACTGAAATGAAGCATTATAGTGAATCCAAGGATTTGGAGACCATATCTAGGGTGCACGGGGAGTTGGAtgaactaaaaaatattatggtcAAAAACATTG ACAATATGGCAATGCGTGGAGAAAAACTGGAGCTTCTTGTAAACAAAGCTGACAATTTGGCAACAAGT TCTGTTTCGTACCGCGCATCCGCGAGGACACTACAACGTTCGCTGTTCTGgaagaatataaaaatgtacGTGATCTTGATATTAGTAGCCGCGCTGGCGGTGTACCTCATCGGTGCTATGGCGTGCGGCGGGCTCGCCTGGAGGACCTGCGTCGGTTAA